The following coding sequences are from one Frigoribacterium sp. Leaf415 window:
- a CDS encoding tyrosine recombinase XerC produces MTRLLGEVERFADHLHDGRGLSDHTVRSYGADLDSLVVFAENRLGRPGEVGDLDLDLLRDWLWQGTQAGLARATLARRSASVRAFTRWLDETDRTPVDVGARLRAPKPESRLPRVLTRDQVDGLLASLAVRADTGDPGARRDLAVVELLYGAGLRVSELVGADLGDVDLGRLTVRVTGKGAKQRVVPFGVPAAAALGRYLELARPTLVTPATDAAFFVGATGGRLGTRAVYRLVAGLLADLPGGGPAGPHALRHTAATHLLDGGADLRAVQELLGHASLGTTQIYTHVSTDRLRDSYRSAHPRA; encoded by the coding sequence GTGACGCGCCTCCTGGGCGAGGTCGAACGGTTCGCGGACCACCTGCACGACGGCCGGGGGCTCAGCGACCACACGGTGCGGTCGTACGGGGCCGACCTCGACTCGCTCGTCGTCTTCGCCGAGAACCGGCTCGGCCGCCCGGGCGAGGTGGGCGACCTCGACCTCGACCTGCTGCGCGACTGGCTCTGGCAGGGCACGCAGGCCGGGCTCGCCCGGGCCACCCTCGCGAGGCGGTCGGCGAGCGTCCGGGCCTTCACCCGGTGGCTCGACGAGACCGACCGGACGCCGGTCGACGTCGGTGCGCGGCTGCGTGCACCGAAGCCCGAGAGCCGTCTGCCCCGCGTCCTCACCCGTGACCAGGTCGACGGCCTGCTGGCCTCCCTCGCCGTCCGTGCCGACACGGGTGACCCCGGTGCGCGTCGGGACCTCGCCGTCGTCGAACTGCTCTACGGCGCGGGCCTCCGCGTGTCCGAGCTCGTCGGAGCCGACCTCGGTGACGTCGACCTCGGACGCCTGACCGTGCGGGTCACCGGCAAGGGGGCGAAGCAGCGCGTCGTGCCGTTCGGGGTGCCGGCGGCCGCGGCTCTGGGGCGGTACCTCGAACTCGCCCGCCCGACGCTCGTCACCCCGGCCACGGACGCCGCCTTCTTCGTGGGGGCGACCGGGGGCCGGCTCGGCACGCGGGCCGTCTACAGGCTGGTCGCCGGGCTGCTCGCCGACCTCCCGGGCGGGGGACCGGCGGGGCCGCACGCGCTGAGGCACACGGCGGCCACCCACCTGCTCGACGGGGGCGCCGACCTCCGGGCCGTCCAGGAGCTGCTCGGCCACGCGAGTCTCGGCACCACGCAGATCTACACGCACGTCTCGACCGACCGGCTGCGGGACAGCTACCGTTCGGCGCACCCGCGCGCCTGA
- a CDS encoding murein hydrolase activator EnvC family protein, producing the protein MRSFPPRSIRRLASASTTILAIVAAGAFAPAPAVASPRAVGAGGAVWAWPVASPHPVVRPFVGPPNPWSPGHRGIDVGTTEGSVVIAPDDGVVHFAGVVVDRPVLSIAHSGGVLSSFEPVVADVAKGDVVTRGQTVGVLEPGHCADRPCLHLGARIDGEYVSPLVFLGGIEPSVLLPTRPR; encoded by the coding sequence ATGCGTTCATTCCCTCCACGGTCGATCCGCCGCCTCGCCTCCGCCTCGACGACGATCCTGGCGATCGTCGCGGCCGGGGCGTTCGCGCCCGCCCCGGCGGTCGCGTCGCCTCGGGCGGTGGGGGCAGGAGGCGCGGTGTGGGCCTGGCCCGTCGCCTCACCCCACCCGGTGGTCCGCCCCTTCGTCGGGCCGCCGAACCCGTGGTCGCCGGGGCACCGCGGCATCGACGTCGGAACGACCGAGGGCTCGGTCGTGATCGCTCCGGACGACGGGGTGGTGCACTTCGCCGGGGTCGTGGTGGACCGGCCGGTGCTGTCGATCGCCCACTCGGGCGGAGTGCTGAGCAGCTTCGAGCCGGTGGTGGCCGACGTCGCGAAGGGCGACGTCGTCACGCGGGGGCAGACCGTCGGTGTGCTCGAGCCAGGGCACTGCGCCGACCGGCCGTGCCTGCACCTGGGGGCGCGCATCGACGGCGAGTACGTCTCGCCCCTGGTGTTCCTGGGTGGGATCGAACCGTCGGTGCTGCTGCCGACGCGGCCCCGCTGA
- a CDS encoding sugar porter family MFS transporter, which produces MSNTTATTKSLNRRVTALAVAAAIGGFLFGFDSSVINGAVQSITDEFGLTEFASGFAVASALIGCAIGAYVAGRLADKMGRIKVMLIGAGLFLISSIGAAAAFAVWDLVLWRVIGGLGIGIASVIAPAYISEVSPKAIRGRLASFQQLAITLGIFAALLSDQLFAVTAGGASEPSLFGLAAWRWMFLVGIVPSVVYGILAWRLPESPRYLAGDGREAEAKKVLRSIVPAETVETSLKEITDSIRTEAELEKKSSIRGTRFGLQPIVWVGIILAVLQQFVGINVIFYYSTTLWQAVGFQEEDSFLISTITAIVNVAVTFIAIGLVDKVGRRPMLLTGSIGMFVSLAVTALAFSQATTSASGDPSLPGAWGPVALVAANLFVVSFGATWGPLMWVLLGEMFPNSIRATALGVGSMANWIANFIVTVSFPTLAALSLTLSYGIFAFFALVSFFFVLAKIPETKGRSLEEMGTSAVQADAGRSAKA; this is translated from the coding sequence GTGTCGAACACCACTGCAACGACGAAAAGCTTGAACAGGCGGGTGACCGCGCTCGCCGTGGCGGCGGCCATCGGCGGGTTCCTGTTCGGCTTCGACTCGTCCGTCATCAACGGCGCCGTCCAGTCGATCACCGACGAGTTCGGCCTCACCGAGTTCGCCTCGGGCTTCGCGGTCGCCTCGGCCCTGATCGGTTGCGCCATCGGTGCTTACGTCGCCGGCCGTCTCGCCGACAAGATGGGCCGCATCAAGGTCATGCTGATCGGTGCCGGTCTGTTCCTGATCAGCTCCATCGGTGCCGCCGCGGCCTTCGCCGTCTGGGACCTCGTGCTCTGGCGCGTCATCGGCGGCCTCGGCATCGGCATCGCGTCGGTCATCGCCCCCGCCTACATCAGCGAGGTGTCGCCCAAGGCCATCCGCGGTCGTCTGGCGTCGTTCCAGCAGCTCGCCATCACCCTCGGCATCTTCGCCGCCCTGCTGTCGGACCAGCTCTTCGCGGTCACGGCGGGCGGCGCCTCCGAGCCGTCGCTCTTCGGTCTCGCCGCCTGGCGCTGGATGTTCCTGGTGGGCATCGTCCCGTCGGTCGTCTACGGCATCCTCGCCTGGCGTCTGCCCGAGTCGCCGCGGTACCTCGCCGGTGACGGGCGTGAGGCCGAGGCCAAGAAGGTCCTGCGGTCGATCGTCCCGGCCGAGACGGTCGAGACGAGCCTGAAAGAGATCACCGACTCGATCCGCACCGAGGCCGAACTCGAGAAGAAGTCGTCGATCCGTGGCACCCGCTTCGGTCTGCAGCCCATCGTCTGGGTCGGCATCATCCTCGCCGTGCTGCAGCAGTTCGTCGGCATCAACGTGATCTTCTACTACTCGACCACCCTGTGGCAGGCCGTCGGCTTCCAGGAAGAGGACTCGTTCCTCATCTCGACCATCACCGCCATCGTCAACGTCGCGGTGACCTTCATCGCGATCGGACTCGTCGACAAGGTCGGTCGCCGGCCGATGCTGCTGACCGGCTCGATCGGCATGTTCGTCAGCCTCGCCGTCACCGCCCTGGCGTTCAGCCAGGCCACCACCTCGGCAAGCGGCGACCCCTCGCTGCCCGGTGCTTGGGGGCCGGTGGCGCTCGTCGCCGCGAACCTCTTCGTCGTGTCGTTCGGCGCCACGTGGGGCCCGCTCATGTGGGTGCTGCTCGGCGAGATGTTCCCGAACAGCATCCGTGCCACGGCGCTCGGCGTGGGCAGCATGGCCAACTGGATCGCCAACTTCATCGTGACGGTGTCGTTCCCGACCCTGGCCGCCCTCAGCCTCACGCTGTCGTACGGCATCTTCGCGTTCTTCGCGCTCGTGTCGTTCTTCTTCGTCCTGGCGAAGATCCCCGAGACGAAGGGCCGCTCGCTCGAAGAGATGGGCACGTCGGCCGTCCAGGCCGACGCGGGGCGGTCCGCGAAGGCCTGA
- a CDS encoding BCCT family transporter: MSHADDATPVAHADETPGNATSAARDHTQEALVTPRRRAFAPWVFWPAAAVILGFVVFAMAFPTVAEGLFGSIQSGIVGAFGWYYVLLAAVFVVFALWMGVSRYGDIKLGKDDDEPEFSRLSWLSMLFAAGMGIGLVFYGVAEPLSHYASPRPGVTGDDNQLAGQALSQTYLHWGVHAWAIYIVVGLGMAYAIHRRGRPVSIRYALEPLLGSRIDGLWGNVIDVVSVVGTLFGVATSLGLGVLQISAGLSAAGIAEPTLVIQVILIAAITGVTIFSLVSGVTKGMKWLSNINIVLAALLLVFVLVSGPSLFLLRDFVQSLGNYLQNVVGLTFTVSAFSGAEGEAWQGAWTTFYWGWWMSWAPFVGIFIARISKGRTVREFVVGVLVVPTLLTFLWFSVMGGAALYREVFGGGGLVGADGSVDTEGALFEMLQGLPGGSIAVFGAILLIGLFFITSSDSGSLVLGMISTGGDTEPKTWVRIFWAVVTALVAIALLVTGGLDALKTAAIITALPFSVVMIGICVATFRAFDAEHRRVLRARRTQLRDDFGDHYGLEEARVPKRGLLGLGRRRS, from the coding sequence ATGAGCCACGCCGACGACGCGACACCGGTCGCGCACGCCGACGAGACACCCGGCAACGCGACGAGCGCCGCCCGCGACCACACCCAGGAGGCGCTGGTCACGCCCCGCCGGAGGGCCTTCGCCCCGTGGGTCTTCTGGCCCGCAGCGGCCGTGATCCTCGGCTTCGTCGTCTTCGCCATGGCCTTTCCGACCGTGGCCGAGGGCCTGTTCGGGTCGATCCAGAGCGGCATCGTGGGGGCGTTCGGCTGGTACTACGTGCTGCTCGCGGCCGTCTTCGTGGTCTTCGCCCTGTGGATGGGCGTCAGCCGTTACGGCGACATCAAGCTCGGCAAGGACGACGACGAGCCCGAGTTCTCGCGCCTCTCGTGGCTCTCCATGCTCTTCGCCGCCGGCATGGGGATCGGCCTGGTGTTCTACGGGGTCGCCGAACCGCTCAGCCACTACGCGAGTCCGCGCCCGGGCGTGACCGGCGACGACAACCAGCTCGCCGGCCAGGCCCTGAGCCAGACCTACCTGCACTGGGGCGTGCACGCGTGGGCGATCTACATCGTGGTGGGGCTGGGCATGGCCTACGCGATCCACCGTCGTGGCCGTCCGGTGTCGATCCGGTACGCCCTCGAACCCCTGCTCGGCAGCCGCATCGACGGTCTCTGGGGCAACGTCATCGACGTGGTCTCGGTCGTCGGCACGCTCTTCGGCGTCGCGACGTCGCTGGGTCTCGGCGTTCTGCAGATCTCGGCCGGACTCTCGGCCGCGGGCATCGCCGAGCCGACCCTGGTGATCCAGGTGATCCTGATCGCGGCCATCACGGGCGTCACGATCTTCTCCCTGGTCAGCGGGGTCACCAAGGGCATGAAGTGGCTCTCGAACATCAACATCGTGCTGGCCGCCCTGCTGCTCGTCTTCGTGCTGGTCAGCGGCCCGTCGCTCTTCCTGCTGCGCGACTTCGTCCAGTCGCTCGGCAACTACCTGCAGAACGTCGTCGGCCTGACCTTCACGGTGAGCGCCTTCTCGGGGGCCGAGGGCGAGGCCTGGCAGGGGGCGTGGACGACCTTCTACTGGGGGTGGTGGATGTCCTGGGCGCCGTTCGTCGGCATCTTCATCGCACGCATCTCGAAGGGCCGCACGGTCCGCGAGTTCGTCGTCGGCGTGCTCGTCGTGCCGACGCTGCTGACCTTCCTCTGGTTCAGCGTCATGGGCGGTGCCGCGCTCTACCGTGAGGTCTTCGGGGGCGGCGGCCTCGTGGGCGCCGACGGCTCGGTCGACACCGAAGGGGCGCTCTTCGAGATGCTGCAGGGCCTGCCCGGCGGCTCGATCGCGGTCTTCGGGGCCATCCTGCTGATCGGTCTGTTCTTCATCACGTCCTCCGACTCGGGCTCGCTCGTCCTCGGCATGATCTCGACCGGCGGCGACACCGAGCCGAAGACCTGGGTCCGCATCTTCTGGGCCGTGGTCACGGCCCTCGTCGCCATCGCCCTGCTCGTCACCGGCGGGCTCGACGCCCTCAAGACGGCCGCGATCATCACGGCACTGCCGTTCAGCGTCGTCATGATCGGCATCTGCGTCGCGACCTTCCGGGCCTTCGACGCCGAGCACCGACGTGTCCTGCGGGCGCGTCGCACGCAGCTGCGCGACGACTTCGGCGACCACTACGGACTCGAGGAGGCGCGGGTCCCCAAACGCGGTCTGCTCGGCCTCGGTCGCCGCCGCTCGTAG
- the rpsB gene encoding 30S ribosomal protein S2, which translates to MAVVTIRQLLDSGVHFGHQTRRWNPKVKRFILAERSGIHIIDLQQSLGYIDKAYDFVKETVAHGGTILFVGTKKQAQGSIAEQANRVGQPFVNQRWLGGLLTNFQTVSKRLARMKELEDIDFDDTTQGFTKKELLIKKRELDKLHKTLGGIRNLTKTPSALWVVDTKKEHLAIDEAKKLGIPVIGILDTNCDPDEINFPIPGNDDAIRSVGLLTRIVADAAAEGLVQRHQKPEDADQPVEPMAEWEAELLAQGEAKAADAAAEAPVAEAPVEENDADAQVAAKPLGEPVVEPVAEATEATAAEPADADSK; encoded by the coding sequence ATGGCCGTCGTCACCATCCGCCAGCTGCTCGACAGCGGCGTCCACTTCGGACACCAGACCCGCCGCTGGAACCCGAAGGTGAAGCGCTTCATCCTCGCCGAGCGCTCGGGCATCCACATCATCGACCTGCAGCAGTCGCTCGGGTACATCGACAAGGCGTACGACTTCGTCAAAGAGACGGTCGCCCACGGTGGCACCATCCTCTTCGTCGGCACCAAGAAGCAGGCCCAGGGCTCCATCGCCGAGCAGGCCAACCGCGTCGGCCAGCCCTTCGTCAACCAGCGCTGGCTCGGTGGTCTCCTGACCAACTTCCAGACGGTCTCGAAGCGCCTCGCCCGCATGAAAGAGCTCGAAGACATCGACTTCGACGACACGACGCAGGGCTTCACCAAGAAGGAACTGCTGATCAAGAAGCGTGAGCTCGACAAGCTGCACAAGACGCTCGGCGGAATCCGCAACCTGACCAAGACGCCGTCCGCCCTCTGGGTCGTCGACACCAAGAAAGAGCACCTCGCGATCGACGAGGCCAAGAAGCTGGGCATCCCGGTCATCGGCATCCTCGACACGAACTGCGACCCCGACGAGATCAACTTCCCGATCCCGGGCAACGACGACGCGATCCGTTCCGTCGGCCTGCTGACGCGCATCGTCGCCGACGCCGCCGCCGAGGGCCTGGTGCAGCGTCACCAGAAGCCCGAGGACGCCGACCAGCCCGTCGAGCCCATGGCCGAATGGGAGGCCGAGCTGCTCGCGCAGGGCGAGGCCAAGGCCGCTGACGCCGCCGCCGAGGCCCCGGTCGCCGAGGCCCCCGTCGAGGAGAACGACGCCGACGCACAGGTCGCCGCGAAGCCCCTGGGCGAGCCGGTCGTCGAGCCCGTCGCCGAGGCGACCGAGGCCACCGCCGCCGAGCCGGCCGACGCCGACTCGAAGTAG
- the tsf gene encoding translation elongation factor Ts, whose amino-acid sequence MANYTIADVKILRDRLGAGMVDSKNALEEADGDIEKAVEILRVKGLKGVAKREGRQTTAGLVAAKPGSGYATLIELASETDFVAKNEKFVALADQVLEAVHAAGASSAAEGNAAAIGGQTVEAFVNDEAALMGEKVELRTVNRIEGEQFAIYLHKTSKDLPPQVGVVVGYTGDDAETARSIAQHIAFAAPTYLSRDEVPAEQVDKERAIVEETAKNEGKPEAALPKIIEGRLTGFFKEIALLDQAYAKDNKLSVAKVVDEAGLSITGFARIKVGA is encoded by the coding sequence ATGGCCAACTACACCATCGCTGACGTCAAGATCCTCCGTGACCGCCTCGGCGCGGGCATGGTCGACAGCAAGAACGCCCTCGAAGAAGCCGACGGCGACATCGAGAAGGCCGTCGAGATCCTCCGCGTCAAGGGACTGAAGGGCGTCGCCAAGCGCGAGGGCCGTCAGACCACCGCGGGTCTCGTCGCCGCGAAGCCCGGCTCGGGCTACGCCACGCTGATCGAGCTCGCCAGCGAGACCGACTTCGTCGCGAAGAACGAGAAGTTCGTCGCCCTGGCCGACCAGGTCCTCGAGGCCGTCCACGCGGCCGGTGCCTCCAGCGCCGCCGAGGGCAACGCCGCCGCGATCGGTGGCCAGACCGTCGAGGCCTTCGTCAACGACGAGGCCGCGCTCATGGGCGAGAAGGTCGAACTGCGCACCGTCAACCGCATCGAGGGCGAGCAGTTCGCCATCTACCTGCACAAGACCTCGAAGGACCTGCCCCCGCAGGTCGGCGTGGTCGTGGGCTACACGGGTGACGACGCCGAGACCGCTCGTTCGATCGCTCAGCACATCGCCTTCGCCGCGCCGACGTACCTGTCGCGTGACGAGGTGCCGGCCGAGCAGGTCGACAAGGAGCGTGCCATCGTCGAGGAGACCGCGAAGAACGAGGGCAAGCCCGAAGCGGCCCTGCCCAAGATCATCGAGGGTCGCCTCACGGGCTTCTTCAAGGAGATCGCCCTGCTCGACCAGGCCTACGCGAAGGACAACAAGTTGTCGGTCGCGAAGGTCGTCGACGAGGCCGGACTGTCGATCACGGGCTTCGCCCGCATCAAGGTCGGCGCCTAA
- the pyrH gene encoding UMP kinase yields the protein MTSETTGRRRVLLKLSGEAFGGGQLGVNPDVVGAIAREIADAATDVEIAIVVGGGNFFRGAELSQRGMDRGRADYMGMLGTVMNALALQDFLEQAGAATRVQSAIAMTQVAEPYIPRRAERHLEKGRVVIFGAGAGLPYFSTDTVSAQRALEIGASEVLVAKNGVDGVYSADPRHDPSAVKLDQLTYQEALMQGLKVVDSTAFSLCMDNGMPMHVFGMEGEGNIARAIRGERIGTIVSN from the coding sequence ATGACATCGGAAACCACCGGACGACGACGCGTCCTGCTGAAGCTCTCGGGCGAGGCCTTCGGCGGCGGCCAGCTCGGCGTGAACCCCGACGTGGTCGGCGCCATCGCCCGCGAGATCGCCGATGCGGCGACCGACGTCGAGATCGCCATCGTGGTCGGCGGCGGCAACTTCTTCCGCGGTGCCGAGCTCAGTCAGCGCGGCATGGACCGGGGCCGGGCCGACTACATGGGCATGCTGGGCACCGTCATGAACGCCCTCGCCCTCCAGGACTTCCTCGAGCAGGCCGGTGCCGCGACGCGTGTCCAGTCCGCCATCGCGATGACCCAGGTCGCCGAGCCCTACATCCCTCGTCGTGCCGAGCGGCACCTCGAGAAGGGACGCGTCGTCATCTTCGGTGCCGGGGCCGGTCTGCCGTACTTCTCGACCGACACCGTCTCGGCCCAGCGAGCCCTCGAGATCGGGGCCTCCGAGGTCCTCGTCGCCAAGAACGGCGTCGACGGCGTCTACTCGGCGGACCCCCGCCACGACCCGTCGGCGGTCAAGCTCGACCAGCTCACGTACCAAGAGGCACTGATGCAGGGGCTCAAGGTCGTGGACTCGACCGCCTTCAGCCTCTGCATGGACAACGGCATGCCCATGCACGTGTTCGGCATGGAAGGCGAGGGCAACATCGCCCGCGCCATCCGCGGCGAACGCATCGGAACCATCGTCAGCAACTAG
- the frr gene encoding ribosome recycling factor produces the protein MDKALDAAKNDFGTVRTGRINPALFQKIPIDYYGTPTPLAQLASLQVPEARTMIVTPYDKTALKEIEKAIATFPNLGANPTNDGTIVRVTIPELTQERRKEFVKLVRSKGEDAKVQVRNVRRKSKEALDAQKTEVGDDEVARAEKELESITKGYIDSIDDALKKKEAELLEV, from the coding sequence ATGGACAAGGCGCTCGACGCCGCCAAGAACGACTTCGGCACGGTGCGGACCGGCCGCATCAACCCGGCTCTGTTCCAGAAGATCCCGATCGACTACTACGGCACGCCGACGCCGCTGGCCCAGCTCGCCTCGCTGCAGGTGCCCGAGGCGCGCACGATGATCGTCACGCCGTACGACAAGACGGCCCTCAAAGAGATCGAGAAGGCCATCGCGACCTTCCCGAACCTCGGGGCCAACCCGACGAACGACGGCACCATCGTCCGCGTCACGATCCCCGAACTGACGCAAGAGCGTCGCAAAGAGTTCGTCAAGCTCGTCCGCAGCAAGGGCGAGGACGCCAAGGTCCAGGTGCGCAACGTCCGTCGCAAGTCGAAAGAGGCGCTCGACGCGCAGAAGACCGAGGTCGGTGACGACGAGGTCGCTCGTGCCGAGAAAGAACTCGAGTCGATCACCAAGGGCTACATCGACTCCATCGACGACGCGCTGAAGAAGAAAGAAGCGGAGCTGCTCGAGGTCTGA
- a CDS encoding phosphatidate cytidylyltransferase, with translation MRQRPDGAGPDDSSPAQKSTLGSRRADFDARAQAARHDIENQLRAGKARLDSRNEKLTARTGRNLPAAIAVGVLLGAAVLLSLIFVKAFFMIVAAALIGSLCFELASALRFAGRDVPRLPSVLAGVAVVPAAFYGGAGGQWAALVGGIVVVSLWRLVETARPSHRAGASSLGRDLGAGAFVQIYCSFLGSFMVLMAARPDGQWWTLSALIVVIAVDTGAYATGLNFGKHPMAPRISPKKTWEGFAGSVAASLVAAVLLSVFLLDEPWWFGFFFGGVIIVTATIGDLSESLIKRDLGIKDISTWLPGHGGFLDRLDSTLPSAAAAYGLYLLFA, from the coding sequence ATGAGACAGCGACCCGACGGCGCCGGCCCCGACGACTCGTCACCGGCTCAGAAGAGTACCCTCGGCAGCCGCCGTGCCGACTTCGACGCTCGTGCGCAGGCGGCACGGCACGACATCGAGAACCAACTACGGGCCGGCAAGGCACGCCTCGACTCGCGCAACGAGAAGTTGACGGCGCGCACCGGTCGCAATCTGCCGGCCGCCATCGCCGTGGGCGTGCTCCTCGGGGCGGCGGTGCTGCTGAGCCTGATCTTCGTCAAGGCGTTCTTCATGATCGTGGCCGCGGCCCTGATCGGCTCGTTGTGCTTCGAGCTCGCCAGCGCCCTCCGCTTCGCCGGCCGCGACGTGCCCCGCCTGCCGAGCGTCCTGGCCGGTGTGGCGGTGGTCCCCGCGGCCTTCTACGGGGGAGCCGGCGGCCAGTGGGCCGCTCTCGTCGGCGGCATCGTCGTCGTCTCGCTGTGGCGCCTGGTCGAGACGGCCCGTCCTTCGCACCGAGCCGGCGCCTCCTCGCTCGGTCGCGACCTGGGTGCCGGGGCGTTCGTCCAGATCTACTGCTCGTTCCTCGGCAGCTTCATGGTGCTCATGGCCGCCCGCCCCGACGGCCAGTGGTGGACGCTGTCGGCGCTCATCGTCGTGATCGCGGTCGACACCGGCGCCTACGCGACCGGGCTCAACTTCGGCAAGCACCCGATGGCTCCCCGCATCAGCCCGAAGAAGACCTGGGAAGGCTTCGCCGGCTCGGTGGCCGCCAGCCTCGTCGCGGCCGTGCTGCTGTCGGTCTTCCTGCTCGACGAGCCGTGGTGGTTCGGTTTCTTCTTCGGCGGCGTCATCATCGTGACGGCCACCATCGGCGACCTGTCCGAGTCGCTCATCAAGCGGGACCTCGGCATCAAGGACATCAGCACCTGGTTGCCCGGTCACGGCGGTTTCCTCGACCGGCTGGACAGCACGCTGCCGTCGGCCGCCGCGGCCTACGGTCTCTACCTGCTCTTCGCCTAG
- a CDS encoding DivIVA domain-containing protein produces the protein MVAVSSTFPIVPKGKRGYDVDEVDAFLDEARKAYAGDTSLGIDSARIRRTAFGLTKNGYSTAHVDAALERLEDAFASRERERAVSSGAESTWFSTARSGAEDIVARLERPQGHRFDRVGILTTGYHPRDVDRLTRRLHGYFTDGRPLSIDDVRASVFRAKRGGYRESQVDLLLDTVVDVMLAVR, from the coding sequence ATGGTGGCCGTGAGCAGCACATTCCCGATCGTTCCCAAGGGCAAGCGGGGTTACGACGTCGACGAGGTCGACGCGTTCCTGGACGAGGCCCGCAAGGCCTACGCCGGCGACACCAGCCTCGGCATCGACTCCGCCCGCATCCGACGCACGGCCTTCGGGTTGACCAAGAACGGGTACTCGACGGCACACGTCGACGCCGCGCTCGAACGTCTCGAGGACGCCTTCGCCAGTCGCGAGCGTGAACGGGCGGTCTCGTCGGGGGCCGAGTCCACGTGGTTCTCGACGGCGCGGTCCGGGGCCGAGGACATCGTGGCCCGGCTCGAGCGACCGCAGGGTCACCGGTTCGACCGGGTCGGCATCCTCACGACGGGCTACCACCCGCGAGACGTCGATCGCCTCACCCGTCGCCTGCACGGCTACTTCACCGACGGCCGCCCCCTCAGCATCGACGACGTCCGGGCATCGGTCTTCCGGGCCAAGCGCGGCGGCTACCGAGAGAGCCAGGTCGACCTGCTGCTCGACACGGTGGTCGACGTCATGCTCGCCGTCCGCTGA
- a CDS encoding transglycosylase SLT domain-containing protein, whose translation MPASQSVVRRPAAGPLAFTGPARDTASAARRPGVPRRVVLPLVGFCASFAFVSASLVSPLAGAEAATTVPGAASVLTAPGQTLTVAGAAVTVADRDAYGVTEYVPPPPPPVVVAETEKPEASSSATSGAAKKSSAAPVAGTPDPGSAKAVAAELVAARGWGSDQYDCLVSLWQKESGWNVYASNRSSGAYGIPQALPGSKMASVGADWQTNPATQITWGLNYIGGRYSTPCGAWAHSVANNWY comes from the coding sequence GTGCCGGCTTCGCAGAGTGTCGTCCGTCGTCCCGCAGCCGGTCCGCTCGCGTTCACCGGCCCCGCCCGTGACACCGCCTCGGCCGCTCGTCGACCGGGCGTCCCGCGACGGGTCGTCCTGCCTCTCGTCGGTTTCTGTGCGTCGTTCGCCTTCGTGTCGGCATCCCTGGTCAGCCCGCTGGCCGGTGCCGAGGCCGCGACGACCGTTCCCGGCGCCGCATCCGTGCTGACCGCCCCCGGCCAGACCCTCACCGTCGCCGGTGCCGCCGTCACGGTCGCCGACCGAGACGCGTACGGCGTCACCGAATACGTCCCGCCGCCGCCTCCGCCCGTCGTGGTGGCCGAGACCGAGAAGCCCGAGGCCTCCTCGAGTGCGACGTCCGGCGCGGCCAAGAAGTCCTCTGCTGCTCCGGTGGCGGGTACGCCCGACCCGGGCAGCGCCAAGGCCGTCGCCGCAGAACTCGTGGCCGCTCGTGGCTGGGGTTCCGACCAGTACGACTGCCTCGTGTCCCTGTGGCAGAAAGAGTCCGGCTGGAACGTCTACGCGTCCAACCGGTCGAGCGGTGCGTACGGCATTCCGCAGGCTCTGCCCGGCAGCAAGATGGCTTCCGTCGGCGCCGACTGGCAGACCAACCCGGCGACGCAGATCACCTGGGGGCTCAACTACATCGGTGGTCGCTACAGCACACCGTGTGGTGCCTGGGCCCATTCCGTCGCCAACAACTGGTACTGA